The proteins below come from a single Miscanthus floridulus cultivar M001 chromosome 1, ASM1932011v1, whole genome shotgun sequence genomic window:
- the LOC136489717 gene encoding protein TIFY 11d-like: MAASGNNRFGLTCAQVRQFMMERSRQVRMGDLVGSSSFQRPLQLTPVPVATGPAGTWDTGATTLSLFPAGTGTEIIRPEETKATLTIFYQGQVATFHDFPADRAKDLLQMAGSVTGKEPEKGFLQMAGSVTVKAPEKGVMTAVPEKAETSDEPSAAGAGMQPIARKLTLQRFLRKRKNRNAGTDDPDHNEDSSPWKKRDSAGAGNNPAEDVPDDASWLRL; this comes from the exons ATGGCCGCCTCTGGGAACAACAGGTTCGGCCTTACGTGCGCTCAGGTGCGGCAGTTCATGATGGAGCGGAGCAGGCAGGTGCGGATGGGTGACCTCGTCGGCTCCTCCTCGTTCCAGAGGCCACTGCAACTGACCCCGGTCCCTGTAGCGACGGGGCCGGCGGGGACCTGGGACACCGGCGCCACGACCTTGTCGCTGTTCCCCGCTGGCACTGGCACGGAGATCATCAG GCCAGAGGAGACCAAGGCCACCCTGACCATCTTCTACCAGGGGCAGGTGGCCACGTTCCACGACTTCCCGGCAGACAGAGCCAAGGACCTCCTGCAGATGGCAGGTTCTGTGACCGGGAAGGAGCCGGAGAAGGGGTTCTTGCAGATGGCAGGTTCTGTGACCGTGAAGGCGCCGGAGAAGGGGGTGATGACCGCCGTGCCAGAAAaggcggagaccagtgatgagcCATCGGCTGCAGGGGCAGGCATGCAGCCCATCGCAAGGAAGCTGACGCTACAGAGGTTTCTTAGGAAGAGGAAGAACAG GAACGCCGGCACTGACGACCCTGACCACAATGAGGATTCTTCGCCGTGGAAGAAGAGAGACTCCGCCGGCGCCGGCAACAACCCCGCGGAAGACGTGCCTGATGATGCCTCGTGGCTCAGGCTCTGA
- the LOC136460336 gene encoding uncharacterized protein, whose product MDRSWIYGTQFTPAYVKGVEEFMKFVSERYPEDSHILCPCNKCLNQSLWPQDDVNDHIHIYGMSVAYTRWIHHGESADTVVVENLEQEVEGSDHDLGIHVDVADDDYDEDHGVPEMIGDLYAVAEADGEQPRFARVLEDAKKSLSPGSSHSKFSFLVRMLYIKSRYRIGNTAFSTMLKLLSSGYPQSELPKSYDEAKKYLGELGLGFENIHVCKNNCVLFRKRYYKENVCPVCKASRWQDETRNKQVPHKVLRHFPLLPRLKRIFASKRTSEETQWHKKTRTPVDNVMSHPANGEAWKEFNTREPTFADDSRNLRLALATDGFNPFGNMSMQYSPKSPGKDFDLFLEPLIEELLDLWKGGKTKDTTNARLDLHDMGIRPELHLQQHGNSVTAPPAPYVLGKDQKIEFCKFLKDGSKVQGKLKTHSCHILLQRIIPASLRGLVRKDVYEAVAELGTFFRELCSRNMRIDVVKRLKEEIPLILCKLEKIFPPAFFDVMVHLAAHLPDEALLRGPIQYGWMYPIERRLGTLKNFVRNRARPEGSIAEAYMASDTLTFCSRYMEDIDNRFNHDDGSDGEMPLPDDISVFKHGVTLVGSNRSQYIDDVDLNKLVWYVLNNCEEAEEYLE is encoded by the exons ATGGATAGAAGCTGGATTTATGGGACACAATTTACACCTGCATATGTgaaaggagttgaagagttcatgaaatttgttagtgAAAGATACCCCGAAGACAGCCACATACTTTGTCCATGCAACAAATGTCTTAATCAAAGTTTATGGCCTCAGGATGATGTAAATGACCATATACACATTTATGGAATGTCAGTTGCATACAccaggtggattcatcatggggagtCGGCTGATACTGTAGTAGTTGAAAATTTGGAGCAGGAGGTCGAAGGAAGTGATCATGACTTGGGGATACATGTGGATGTGGccgatgatgattatgatgaggatCACGGAGTACCAGAGATGATAGGAGATCTATATGCTGTGGCAGAGGCTGATGGAGAACAACCAAGGTTTGCAAGAGTCCTTGAAGATGCGAAGAAGTCACTTAGCCCGGGATCTAGCCATTCAAAATTCTCTTTTCTGGTGAGGATGTTGTATATCAAGTCTCGTTATCGAATTGGCAATACAGCATTTTCCACAATGCTGAAGTTGTTGTCATCAGGATACCCTCAGAGTGAGTTGCCAAAATCATATGATGAGGCCAAGAAATATCTTGGAGAATTGGGCCTTGGTTTCGAAAAcatccatgtgtgcaagaacaatTGTGTGTTGTTTCGGAAGAGGTATTATAAAGAGAATgtgtgcccagtatgcaaggcgtcTAGATGGCAAGATGAAACTAGGAACAAGCAGGTTCCACACAAGGTATTGAGACATTTTCCACTTTTGCCAAGGTTGAAAAGAATTTTTGCTTCAAAGCGCACTTCTGAGGAAACACAATGGCACAAGAAAACGAGGACGCCAGTCGACAATGTAATGAGCCATCCAGCTAATGGAGAAGCATGGAAGGAGTTCAACACGAGGGAACCAACCTTTGCAGATGATTCAAGGAACCTAAGGCTTGCCTTAGCTACCGATggattcaatccatttggcaacatGAGTATGCAGTACA GTCCAAAATctccaggaaaggattttgaTTTGTTCCTTGAGCCCCTAATTGAAGAACTGCTCGATCTATGGAAGGGT GGCAAGACCAAGGACACAACCaatgctaggctagatttgcatgatatggGCATAAGACCTGAATTGCACTTACAGCAGCATGGCAACTCAGtcactgctccacctgctccgtatGTCTTAGGGAAGGATCAGAAAATTGAGTTCTGCAAGTTTCTCAAAG ATGGTTCGAAGGTGCAGGGAAAGCTGAAAACACATTCTTGCCACATACTCCTGCAAAGAATCATACCTGCTAGCCTAAGAGGACTGGTGAGGAAGGATGTATATGAAGCAGTTGCAGAGCTCGGGACCTTCTTCAGGGAACTATGCAGTAGAAATATGAGGATTGATGTTGTCAAACGGCTAAAAGAAGAAATTCCATTGATCCtatgcaagcttgagaaaatCTTTCCACCTGCCTTCTTTGATGTCATGGTGCACTTGGCTGCCCATCTTCCTGATGAGGCACTGCTAAGAGGACCTATTCAgtatggatggatgtacccaattGAAAGGCGGCTAGGCACTTTGAAGAATTTTGTAAGGAACAGGGCTAGGCCAGAAGGATCAATTGCTGAGGCATATATGGCAAGTGACACCTTGACTTTTTGTTCTAGGTATATGGAGGATATTGACAATAGATTTAACCATGATGATGGTAGTGATGGAGAGATGCCATTGCCTGATGACATCTCTGTTTTTAAGCATGGTGTTACTCTTGTTGGATCTAATAGGAGCCAGTACATTGATGATGTTGACCTCAATAAGTTAGTTTGGTATGTGCTAAATAATTGTGAAGAAGCTGAGGAATATTTGGAGTAA